From the genome of Ananas comosus cultivar F153 linkage group 18, ASM154086v1, whole genome shotgun sequence, one region includes:
- the LOC109723808 gene encoding ricin B-like lectin R40C1, whose amino-acid sequence MRYSAKVKDEDGKPAFALVNKATGEALKHSFGFGHYVRLIPYNPGYLDESVLWTESDDLGGGFHTIRMVNNTGLLFDSLNSSGGVSEGNPLGLWKWNEGDNQRWKIVPYFLCPLTLLLLIIGDCVGDVVAAFPYLWEIVLEML is encoded by the exons ATGAGGTACAGCGCAAAGGTGAAGGATGAAGACGGCAAACCAGCGTTTGCTCTCGTCAATAAAGCGACCGGAGAAGCTCTCAAGCATTCTTTCGGCTTCGGCCATTAT GTTCGGCTTATTCCCTATAACCCGGGTTATTTGGACGAGTCAGTGCTGTGGACGGAGAGCGATGACCTCGGAGGCGGATTCCACACCATCAGGATGGTGAACAACACCGGACTGCTGTTCGATTCGCTTAATTCCTCAGGTGGCGTGAGCGAAGGAAACCCTCTCGGCCTTTGGAAGTGGAACGAAGGGGACAACCAGCGCTGGAAGATCGTCCCGTACT TTCTTTGTCCTCTTACTCTTCTACTTCTTATTATAGGAGATTGTGTTGGAGATGTTGTAGCTGCTTTTCCTTACCTGTGG GAGATTGTGTTGGAGATGTTGTAG